A part of Candidatus Electrothrix aestuarii genomic DNA contains:
- a CDS encoding DUF697 domain-containing protein, producing MSLNNLPDKTDSVERAEIVIRNHVILSMGFGLIPIPLLDTVGLTGTQLAMLRKLAKIYHIPFSEHIGKSALMSLIGGTGSVPVAGIVFTAMKALPIIGTSIAAITMPVTAGAITHATGRIFHQHFASGGTFLTFDPKKVQAYYYQEFSSFKEHHVQSDY from the coding sequence ATGAGCCTCAACAATCTTCCTGACAAAACAGACAGCGTAGAGCGGGCTGAAATCGTCATACGGAATCATGTGATTCTTTCTATGGGCTTTGGCCTGATACCAATTCCTCTGCTGGATACAGTAGGGCTTACAGGAACCCAACTCGCCATGTTACGCAAGCTGGCAAAGATCTATCACATTCCATTCTCTGAACATATAGGAAAAAGTGCTCTCATGTCGTTAATCGGTGGAACAGGTTCTGTACCTGTTGCCGGAATAGTCTTCACTGCCATGAAAGCTCTTCCCATTATTGGTACATCAATAGCGGCAATTACCATGCCTGTAACTGCCGGAGCAATAACCCATGCAACAGGTAGAATTTTTCATCAGCATTTTGCCTCTGGCGGGACCTTTCTTACTTTTGACCCAAAGAAAGTGCAAGCATATTATTATCAAGAATTTTCTTCCTTTAAAGAACACCACGTACAGAGCGATTATTGA
- a CDS encoding ABC transporter ATP-binding protein — translation MSEVALRSKIIEHAEKIQPLCNNNNTYDNSSVDQWMELAAVTLKAEIIPTEWRYSETREMLRCIGPSLIQLPGASPLFLAVLKGGKRRVKILGPDLEKYSISREEVLKILTAPFQQAAAGSAARILERACIPEERIQASLQALVDEQLSNMPIQTGCWILRASPGESFHKQVLRSSVLPALIGAFGAHTVALLLMICSWWLIGKQALAGHFTYATVTAWSLILFTIIPFQLLDKWLQGLISIKIGELFKQRLLHGILQLEPEEIRHQGSGQFLGIIMEAESLSALALEGGLGAGLAVIQLIIATGILFTGAGGLPHAALLALWSGLTAYLCLKYYHRSKQWITAYQEMSNDMIEGMIGYRTRLVQEEPTHWHDQERTFLQNYVRMSNKLDSIALIIRGLLGRGWYLVGLLGILPSLLAKSNNSDALAISIAGILLAAQALAQLISGATSAINALTGSAQVLPLFNAATRSLKKKPHVMPSVLNQAASSQQHPVVSFQDATFCYPGAALPALSGCTGEISANSRILLQGPSGGGKSSLAGLLTGLRSPESGQLRLWGIDHKLVGPDLWRTKAVAAPQFHENHVITETFSFNLLMGRNWPPEPEDLEAALEICRELGLSELLERLPAGFQQMVGESAWRLSHGEKSRLYIARALLQHADLMVLDESFAALDPENFELALSCVLNRASALVVIAHP, via the coding sequence TTGTCTGAGGTAGCTCTCCGAAGCAAAATCATAGAGCATGCAGAAAAAATCCAGCCTTTATGTAATAACAACAATACCTATGATAACAGTTCCGTTGACCAGTGGATGGAGCTTGCCGCTGTTACCCTGAAAGCAGAAATTATCCCGACAGAATGGCGCTACTCAGAAACCCGGGAAATGCTACGTTGTATAGGCCCATCGCTTATTCAGCTCCCTGGAGCTTCACCACTTTTCTTGGCAGTCTTAAAGGGAGGTAAACGGCGTGTAAAAATCCTTGGACCTGACTTAGAAAAATATTCTATCTCCAGAGAAGAGGTCCTGAAAATATTGACGGCTCCATTCCAGCAAGCTGCGGCAGGATCAGCAGCACGTATTTTAGAACGAGCTTGTATTCCTGAAGAGCGAATACAAGCATCTCTCCAGGCACTTGTTGATGAGCAGCTGAGTAACATGCCGATCCAGACAGGGTGCTGGATCCTTCGAGCATCTCCGGGAGAATCTTTTCATAAACAGGTACTCCGTTCTTCTGTCCTGCCTGCATTAATTGGAGCTTTTGGCGCCCATACTGTGGCGTTGCTTCTCATGATATGCTCTTGGTGGCTCATCGGCAAGCAGGCACTTGCCGGACATTTCACATATGCAACAGTCACGGCTTGGTCTTTAATTTTATTTACCATTATTCCATTCCAACTTTTGGATAAATGGCTACAGGGCTTGATTTCAATCAAAATTGGAGAACTGTTCAAGCAACGCTTGCTTCATGGTATTCTGCAACTTGAACCGGAAGAGATACGACATCAAGGTTCTGGTCAATTTCTTGGTATCATTATGGAGGCGGAGTCATTAAGTGCATTAGCGCTGGAAGGTGGCTTAGGCGCAGGTTTAGCTGTTATCCAGCTGATTATCGCCACAGGTATTCTGTTTACAGGAGCCGGAGGCTTGCCCCATGCCGCATTACTTGCACTCTGGTCCGGCTTAACAGCATACCTCTGCCTAAAATACTACCACCGATCAAAGCAATGGATTACAGCCTACCAGGAAATGAGCAATGACATGATAGAAGGCATGATAGGCTACCGTACCCGCTTAGTTCAGGAGGAACCTACGCATTGGCATGATCAAGAGAGAACATTCCTTCAAAACTATGTTCGAATGTCAAACAAACTTGACTCCATCGCATTAATAATTCGTGGTTTACTAGGGAGAGGCTGGTATCTCGTCGGATTATTGGGAATACTGCCAAGCCTCCTTGCCAAATCAAATAATTCCGATGCGTTGGCTATCAGTATTGCAGGCATCCTGCTGGCTGCACAGGCACTGGCACAGCTCATAAGCGGAGCAACATCGGCAATTAATGCTCTCACAGGAAGCGCCCAAGTACTTCCTTTGTTTAATGCAGCTACCCGGTCCCTCAAAAAGAAACCTCATGTAATGCCCTCTGTTCTCAACCAGGCTGCTTCATCGCAACAGCATCCTGTGGTTTCTTTCCAGGACGCAACATTTTGTTATCCAGGTGCGGCATTACCAGCTCTCTCAGGATGCACAGGCGAAATTTCAGCAAATTCACGGATCTTATTACAAGGCCCGTCAGGAGGAGGAAAATCAAGTCTGGCTGGCTTACTGACTGGCCTGCGGAGTCCCGAATCCGGTCAATTGCGTCTTTGGGGTATAGATCATAAATTAGTCGGCCCGGATCTATGGCGCACGAAAGCTGTTGCTGCTCCTCAGTTCCATGAAAATCATGTTATTACAGAAACATTTTCATTCAATCTTCTTATGGGAAGAAACTGGCCCCCCGAACCTGAGGATCTGGAGGCTGCTTTGGAAATTTGCAGAGAACTCGGCCTGAGCGAATTGCTTGAACGTCTGCCTGCTGGCTTTCAACAAATGGTTGGAGAATCTGCCTGGCGTCTTTCACATGGTGAAAAAAGTCGCCTCTATATTGCCCGCGCACTTCTTCAGCATGCAGATTTAATGGTTCTGGATGAAAGCTTTGCGGCCTTAGACCCGGAAAATTTTGAGCTGGCGCTGTCTTGTGTGCTCAATCGTGCTTCCGCATTAGTTGTGATTGCACACCCCTAA
- a CDS encoding ABC transporter substrate-binding protein produces MKITLHKKTLILLTIIFICCGGASSLFYFTNKKDIQQTTYIAIPGPLKSANGRDMFRGITLAFQSMHEQGKLKNIKIELIPYNEKNNKDALENASRIADENKALAVIGHYTNAGTLAAGAIYRDNGIPALTASAADEKVTQGNEWYFKIMPDRRSTRVLLAYTVKNLLLRNTVSIIFDKNNYGSNLVQSFEKQAEKAGIQIKNKWFFDSGDEDSEHQIRGIVGRLRATQNPGTIFCALYANDADNIFTELRYPGTDFQIIGPNSFSTPSFISQFNEYPKENETPGYYTDGTYAVSPFISYLADSPLASDFRKKNIDRYGTEPSWVTANYYDAALLIANAIERAEIKGKDIMEDRRKLKKALKSFNEPDNAVQGITGKLYFDQERTVPRSLQLGVWKQHQFLPAYFQYQETATENDSKVVTGKQEITQQNVSKDKENTGNQLEFNGQQLDRYRVVYTGIDINHISNIDIKQGQFTADFYIWFRYMGDFDDTDIIFPDALTPIVLGKPFSSKKTHDGAHLRIYKKQADFITSLNLQPYPLDHHKLRIRFHHSKETRNQLIYVPDVEGLPFLSRKNDQGQSMVRTIPGWKVKDISYSQLLKASPGNSKVPYSVFSTDVEIQRHDRLCLLAKNFSPVFFIILAWYFVFFHPKSRGIFRFHALLLAVLLTLWIHVVYAPSLPGQSIIKNISFVLYLAIGAGGLTSGTMYLFRLSQKNSDQTDRYLLCAGQVMYCVVTLGGIFFVLYHVQSLLHS; encoded by the coding sequence ATGAAAATTACGCTGCACAAAAAAACACTTATCCTGTTGACCATTATATTTATCTGTTGTGGAGGGGCATCGTCGCTTTTTTATTTTACAAATAAGAAAGATATCCAACAGACAACATATATTGCAATACCAGGCCCTTTAAAAAGTGCCAACGGCCGAGATATGTTCAGAGGCATTACCTTGGCTTTTCAATCTATGCACGAACAGGGGAAGCTCAAAAATATTAAAATAGAATTAATCCCTTATAATGAAAAAAACAACAAAGATGCCCTGGAAAATGCTTCAAGAATAGCTGATGAAAACAAGGCACTTGCAGTTATAGGCCATTATACAAACGCCGGTACTCTTGCAGCCGGGGCAATTTATCGCGACAATGGAATACCGGCTCTCACAGCTTCAGCAGCCGATGAAAAAGTGACACAGGGCAATGAGTGGTATTTTAAAATTATGCCGGACAGAAGGAGTACTCGGGTTTTACTTGCCTATACTGTAAAAAATTTACTCCTGCGAAATACGGTGAGTATTATCTTTGACAAAAACAATTATGGATCGAATCTTGTGCAAAGCTTTGAAAAACAAGCAGAAAAAGCAGGAATCCAGATTAAAAATAAATGGTTTTTTGACAGCGGGGATGAGGACAGCGAACACCAGATAAGAGGCATTGTCGGGCGTCTCAGAGCTACCCAAAATCCAGGAACTATATTCTGCGCGCTTTATGCGAATGATGCGGATAATATTTTTACAGAGTTGCGGTACCCTGGGACCGATTTTCAAATTATCGGACCCAATTCATTCTCTACCCCGTCATTCATTTCTCAATTTAATGAATATCCAAAAGAAAATGAGACCCCAGGCTACTACACGGATGGGACGTATGCGGTTTCTCCTTTTATTTCATATCTGGCTGATTCTCCTTTGGCCTCTGATTTCAGAAAGAAAAACATTGACCGTTACGGAACAGAACCATCCTGGGTGACAGCAAATTATTATGATGCAGCCCTGCTTATTGCAAACGCCATAGAACGTGCTGAAATAAAAGGAAAAGATATAATGGAAGATAGACGAAAACTTAAAAAAGCTTTAAAGAGCTTCAATGAACCAGATAATGCCGTACAAGGCATCACAGGTAAACTGTATTTTGACCAGGAACGAACTGTCCCCCGGTCATTACAACTCGGCGTTTGGAAACAACATCAATTCCTTCCTGCATATTTTCAATACCAGGAAACAGCAACAGAAAATGATTCCAAGGTAGTGACCGGCAAACAAGAAATAACCCAACAAAATGTCTCCAAGGATAAAGAGAACACTGGCAACCAACTGGAATTTAACGGCCAGCAACTGGATAGATATCGTGTTGTATACACGGGAATAGACATCAACCACATATCAAATATTGATATAAAGCAAGGCCAGTTTACTGCGGATTTTTATATATGGTTCCGTTATATGGGAGATTTTGATGATACGGATATTATATTCCCTGATGCCCTTACCCCTATAGTACTGGGAAAACCTTTCAGCAGCAAAAAAACACATGATGGTGCTCACCTTCGTATCTATAAGAAACAAGCTGATTTTATTACCAGTTTAAACCTACAGCCCTATCCACTGGACCACCATAAACTCCGCATACGCTTTCACCATAGCAAAGAAACGCGAAATCAGCTGATATATGTTCCAGATGTAGAAGGCCTTCCTTTTCTCAGCCGAAAGAATGACCAAGGGCAGTCAATGGTACGTACCATACCAGGCTGGAAGGTAAAAGATATCTCCTACTCGCAACTCCTCAAGGCGTCTCCTGGCAACAGCAAGGTACCCTACTCAGTTTTTTCTACAGACGTGGAAATACAACGACATGACCGTCTTTGTCTTTTAGCCAAAAACTTCTCTCCGGTATTCTTCATTATACTTGCCTGGTATTTTGTTTTTTTTCACCCCAAAAGCAGAGGTATCTTCCGTTTCCATGCATTATTACTTGCAGTTCTTCTTACTCTCTGGATCCATGTGGTGTATGCTCCCTCTTTACCGGGACAAAGTATTATTAAAAATATATCATTTGTTCTGTATCTTGCGATAGGAGCGGGGGGACTGACATCGGGAACAATGTATCTTTTCCGCCTCTCCCAAAAAAACAGCGACCAGACAGACCGATACCTGCTTTGCGCGGGTCAGGTAATGTATTGTGTAGTTACTCTTGGGGGCATATTCTTTGTATTGTACCATGTTCAATCTCTGCTCCACTCGTGA
- a CDS encoding ABC transporter substrate-binding protein, with the protein MGIENGKSMRNGVQLYVDQVNANGGIDGRKINILFRNDENNPDKARKIAEELVSDDRILVVIGHYYSSTSKEAGKIYKRFQIPAITASATAEDVILNNKWYFRTIPGNNMEARFVAHYITKGLKNNSAGIIFSKDDYGKSLAQAFKKVTAELGVRVDKEWEWDNDKPAADQVDIIQQQLSEGEAPDVIYFATHASEGVKIITTLKESGLLDKKIDLIASYALARSFFDNIEGYPKEWASPGYYSDGIYFATPFMSALGGVRAFNFASQYQKKYSEKQNVVSISYYDAVKTAIEAARKSGVQGTGYIHEDREKLRDTLAGFYNTQRAIKGAGGLIWFDEEGGVTREYAIGIWKKQQESPADIQFAEQNHKIDNLLHEVLDNQAILIDNLAMSATQVVSVAVQDINVTNITMDPAQFTASFQLRFSSPGKVHEDAILPNRLIAPLEFENAITPITVSDPVLEKESDGKTVTTVQVEATFKTKFNITSFPFTKEQKLSIRFRNEQHSYERLVYVPEIETIELDAVPDNWRSFSAYFYQDIMSKKTSLGDPEYFRTERSLDYSRFNIEFIVTQNNSFMTFFYHTLPLLLTGIAFFIILRMPAEQWEKRILSTIALQAFLLVFHLKQHTNLPEGSVTVLDYTYYLFHVILLISLASSHSFFKRDLSVIRHKISSLPLIRGNNGMEKENEPQQSS; encoded by the coding sequence ATGGGGATTGAAAATGGCAAATCTATGCGTAACGGGGTGCAACTCTACGTTGATCAGGTGAACGCCAATGGCGGAATTGATGGAAGGAAAATAAACATTCTCTTTCGTAATGACGAAAATAATCCCGATAAGGCCCGGAAAATTGCTGAAGAACTTGTCTCAGACGACAGAATATTGGTTGTTATTGGCCATTATTATAGCAGTACCTCAAAAGAAGCAGGAAAAATATACAAAAGATTCCAAATTCCGGCCATTACTGCCTCAGCTACTGCTGAAGACGTTATTCTGAATAACAAATGGTACTTCAGGACAATTCCCGGCAACAACATGGAAGCCCGCTTTGTTGCTCACTACATCACAAAAGGACTGAAAAACAACTCTGCTGGTATTATTTTCAGCAAAGACGACTACGGCAAATCCCTGGCACAGGCCTTTAAAAAAGTTACAGCTGAACTGGGCGTTCGGGTTGACAAGGAATGGGAGTGGGACAACGATAAACCAGCTGCTGACCAAGTGGATATCATCCAACAACAACTCAGTGAAGGAGAAGCGCCAGATGTTATCTACTTTGCTACTCATGCCTCTGAAGGGGTAAAAATTATAACGACCCTGAAAGAATCCGGTCTATTAGATAAAAAAATAGACCTCATTGCTTCGTATGCATTAGCCAGGAGTTTCTTCGATAACATTGAAGGCTATCCTAAAGAGTGGGCATCGCCTGGCTATTACTCCGACGGTATTTACTTTGCAACTCCTTTTATGAGCGCTCTTGGAGGGGTAAGGGCATTCAACTTCGCCTCCCAATACCAAAAAAAGTATAGCGAAAAACAAAATGTTGTCAGTATAAGCTATTATGATGCTGTAAAAACAGCAATTGAAGCTGCGCGTAAAAGTGGCGTTCAGGGAACAGGATATATCCATGAGGATCGCGAAAAGCTCAGGGATACTCTGGCAGGATTCTATAACACCCAGAGAGCCATCAAAGGAGCAGGAGGCTTAATATGGTTTGATGAAGAAGGGGGGGTAACGAGAGAATATGCTATTGGGATATGGAAAAAACAGCAGGAATCACCTGCTGACATTCAGTTTGCCGAACAAAACCATAAGATTGATAACCTGTTACACGAAGTTCTAGATAATCAGGCCATCCTTATTGATAACCTCGCCATGAGCGCAACCCAGGTCGTTTCAGTTGCAGTGCAGGACATCAATGTAACCAATATCACAATGGATCCTGCTCAATTCACAGCCTCATTCCAACTCAGATTCAGCTCCCCTGGTAAAGTACATGAGGATGCAATTCTGCCGAATAGACTGATAGCTCCACTGGAATTTGAAAATGCTATCACACCGATTACAGTCAGCGATCCGGTTCTTGAAAAAGAATCAGATGGAAAAACTGTCACGACAGTACAAGTAGAGGCTACATTTAAAACCAAATTCAATATCACCTCTTTTCCTTTTACCAAAGAGCAAAAGCTCTCAATTCGATTCCGCAATGAGCAACATTCCTACGAGCGCCTTGTTTATGTACCTGAAATTGAAACTATAGAACTTGACGCTGTTCCTGACAACTGGCGCTCATTCAGTGCATACTTTTATCAGGATATTATGTCAAAAAAAACCTCATTGGGAGACCCGGAGTATTTTCGCACAGAACGATCTCTTGATTATTCAAGATTCAATATAGAGTTTATTGTTACCCAGAACAATTCTTTTATGACGTTTTTCTATCACACTCTGCCTCTTCTTCTGACAGGGATCGCTTTTTTTATAATACTCCGCATGCCAGCTGAACAATGGGAAAAACGCATCCTGAGCACGATTGCTCTGCAAGCTTTTCTTCTTGTTTTTCATCTGAAACAACATACAAATTTACCGGAAGGGTCTGTTACAGTTCTTGATTATACATATTACCTGTTCCATGTGATCCTTCTCATCTCATTAGCCTCCTCTCACTCTTTTTTTAAAAGAGATCTGAGCGTAATCCGACATAAAATTTCTTCCCTTCCCTTGATAAGAGGGAATAACGGCATGGAAAAAGAAAATGAGCCTCAACAATCTTCCTGA
- a CDS encoding GNAT family N-acetyltransferase produces the protein MTQDITTPPKRSRSSIRRSTNTDLTAIHAWLVDEKKLGVHGNFLCNWSVIERRSHQNGDLLVYIDGQSGQPAAFQLGKLIYPGILQVRKAYRRKGIGRKMVERCFSINRKRDECCLYIRCKPSSSIPFWESMGFTLINTRDGHNYAYRILEKNLSLPEKGMDIKVVIRFFPESFMWETNKMPFAIHEPKARLGQDNIIYLDKRVSFNTKTQTDAFDRDVVIGIEVDEKQRYLDKAKYQEAEAIGVRCCANGFYIDKIRL, from the coding sequence ATGACTCAAGATATTACCACGCCACCAAAACGCAGCCGGTCATCGATACGTCGGTCTACAAACACAGACCTCACTGCTATACATGCATGGCTTGTTGATGAAAAAAAACTAGGGGTGCATGGTAACTTTCTTTGTAACTGGAGCGTTATTGAAAGAAGATCTCATCAAAATGGTGACCTTCTCGTTTACATCGATGGTCAAAGTGGGCAGCCCGCCGCATTCCAACTTGGCAAGTTGATCTATCCAGGCATTCTTCAAGTCCGCAAAGCGTATCGGCGAAAAGGAATCGGTCGAAAGATGGTGGAACGATGTTTTTCTATCAATAGAAAGCGTGATGAATGCTGCCTTTATATCCGATGTAAACCTTCATCTTCTATACCCTTTTGGGAAAGCATGGGGTTCACGCTTATTAACACTAGAGATGGGCATAATTATGCCTACCGAATTCTTGAAAAGAATTTATCTCTCCCGGAAAAAGGTATGGATATTAAAGTGGTAATTCGTTTCTTCCCAGAGTCGTTTATGTGGGAGACAAATAAGATGCCATTCGCAATTCATGAACCAAAAGCGAGGCTAGGCCAAGACAACATCATTTATTTAGATAAGCGTGTATCTTTCAATACGAAAACGCAAACGGATGCATTTGATCGAGATGTTGTTATTGGTATCGAAGTCGATGAGAAACAGAGATATTTGGATAAGGCGAAATACCAAGAAGCAGAAGCTATTGGAGTCAGGTGTTGCGCAAATGGCTTCTATATTGACAAAATTAGACTCTAA
- the ruvB gene encoding Holliday junction branch migration DNA helicase RuvB codes for MNFEEDLTGKRIVEGEKQIDDALPDLNLRPQRLDEYIGQEQVKQSLKVFIQAARQRGEALDHVLFHGFPGLGKTTLAYIIANEMSAGIKTTSGPVIERSGDLAAILTSLQAGDVLFIDEIHRLNHAVEEILYPAMEDYQLDLIIGQGPGARSVKIDLPRFTLVGATTRTGLLTPPLRDRFGVLLRLEFYSPEELVTIVQRSAGVLGIGIDDAGALELGRRSRGTPRIANRLLRRVRDFSEVGGHAVVTEEVASKALDMLAVDRFGLDEMDRRILLTLIDKFQGGPIGLDTLATAVCEEKNTLEDVYEPFLIQSGFLMRTPRGRMATAAVYEHFGRKVPGGFAQQANLFE; via the coding sequence ATGAATTTCGAAGAAGATCTCACCGGTAAGCGGATCGTGGAAGGGGAAAAGCAGATTGACGATGCCCTGCCGGATCTCAATCTCCGTCCCCAACGGCTGGATGAATACATCGGTCAGGAGCAGGTGAAGCAGAGTCTGAAAGTGTTTATTCAGGCAGCCCGTCAGCGAGGAGAGGCCCTGGACCATGTGCTCTTCCACGGTTTTCCCGGCCTGGGCAAGACCACCTTGGCTTATATCATCGCCAATGAAATGAGCGCGGGTATCAAGACCACCTCAGGCCCGGTGATTGAGCGCTCCGGTGATCTGGCAGCTATCCTGACCAGTCTCCAGGCTGGCGATGTGCTCTTTATTGATGAGATCCATCGCCTTAACCATGCTGTGGAAGAAATTCTCTATCCGGCTATGGAAGATTATCAGCTGGATTTGATTATCGGTCAGGGGCCGGGTGCCCGTTCGGTCAAGATTGATCTGCCCCGTTTCACCCTGGTCGGTGCCACCACCCGCACCGGTCTGCTTACGCCGCCGCTGCGCGACCGCTTCGGTGTTCTGCTGCGCCTGGAATTTTACAGCCCGGAAGAGCTGGTCACCATTGTCCAGCGTTCAGCAGGAGTCCTTGGTATCGGAATTGATGATGCCGGTGCCTTGGAGCTTGGCCGTCGTTCCAGGGGGACGCCCAGGATTGCTAACCGCCTGCTCCGTCGGGTGCGGGATTTCTCCGAGGTCGGAGGACATGCCGTGGTCACCGAGGAGGTGGCAAGCAAGGCCCTGGATATGCTGGCTGTGGATCGCTTTGGTTTGGATGAGATGGATCGCCGTATCCTCCTCACCCTGATTGATAAATTTCAGGGCGGTCCCATCGGGCTGGATACTCTGGCTACAGCGGTCTGCGAGGAAAAAAACACCTTGGAAGATGTCTACGAACCCTTTCTTATCCAGTCAGGTTTCCTGATGCGCACCCCACGGGGCCGGATGGCTACCGCTGCGGTCTATGAACATTTCGGGAGAAAGGTACCGGGGGGCTTTGCCCAGCAGGCGAATTTGTTTGAGTAA
- a CDS encoding putative sulfate exporter family transporter, with translation MTNSRQNTLANKNNKITTPKKTGKILSSWNTADYWSILLAFALIIPCLFFYATNEFEQVTEQISWKKSVMQNDPMHGPFKSVAWYKAFDEQREIQAADGKFGTFLKEWLAKPHKWTNNPLNAFFLTKAEAYPQHDVKRKKYEEASNYTAMMKALALSAQNKAENDHFKNLAANKDAQEKISQWRRARLKQQDAKKQFEKITYNIVPGLLGIMLFSGVVFALPVYCIRRTSPVQFFIGFVPVFLLSVLSYTLAAQTSLRHYGLGYSVWGIILGMLIANTIGTPRWIRSGLQIELYTKTALILLGAEIILTKVMAIGAPGFLIAWVGAPIVLLTSFWFGKKILKIESDTLNMVISADLSICGTSAAIATAAACRAKEEELTFAIGLSLVFTAVMMVLMPICINAIHMNEVLAGAWLGGSIDATGAVASAGSLVSNRALEVAVTIKMIQNILIGIVAFCVAVYWSVRAEATNKKITLAKTWRNFPKFILGFIGAMFLFSFVYSRLDTPTAHSLLDQGVIRNGTKLFRDWFFCFSFVAIGLQCNFRKLKKYFEGGKTLSLYLFGQSLQLVLSFLLAYLGFFVFFPDSLSQL, from the coding sequence ATGACTAACAGCAGACAAAATACATTAGCAAATAAAAACAACAAAATAACGACACCTAAAAAGACAGGCAAGATACTTTCTTCCTGGAATACTGCGGATTACTGGTCCATACTGCTCGCTTTCGCTCTGATTATCCCTTGCCTCTTCTTTTATGCAACAAATGAGTTTGAACAGGTAACAGAGCAGATATCCTGGAAAAAATCAGTGATGCAAAATGACCCCATGCACGGGCCATTCAAATCAGTGGCGTGGTATAAAGCCTTTGACGAACAAAGAGAAATTCAGGCAGCAGATGGAAAGTTTGGTACTTTTTTAAAAGAATGGCTGGCCAAGCCGCATAAATGGACAAATAATCCACTTAATGCCTTTTTCCTCACCAAAGCAGAAGCTTACCCTCAGCACGATGTAAAAAGAAAGAAATATGAAGAGGCCAGCAACTATACTGCAATGATGAAAGCTCTGGCTTTATCTGCCCAGAATAAAGCAGAAAATGATCATTTCAAAAATCTTGCGGCAAACAAAGATGCGCAAGAAAAAATCAGTCAATGGCGTCGCGCCCGCCTGAAACAGCAAGACGCCAAAAAACAGTTTGAAAAAATTACCTATAATATCGTACCTGGCCTGCTGGGAATCATGCTGTTTTCAGGAGTGGTCTTTGCGCTTCCGGTTTACTGTATACGACGCACCTCTCCAGTACAGTTTTTTATCGGATTCGTGCCGGTCTTCCTACTTTCTGTTCTTTCGTATACACTGGCCGCCCAAACATCTCTACGCCATTACGGGTTAGGCTACTCCGTCTGGGGAATAATACTAGGAATGCTTATTGCAAATACAATCGGAACCCCTCGCTGGATCAGATCAGGACTGCAAATCGAATTATATACGAAAACGGCTCTTATTCTCCTTGGTGCCGAAATTATACTCACAAAGGTCATGGCGATCGGTGCTCCTGGTTTTCTCATTGCCTGGGTGGGTGCTCCCATCGTATTGCTGACAAGTTTTTGGTTTGGCAAAAAAATACTGAAAATAGAATCAGATACTTTAAATATGGTTATATCTGCTGACCTGAGTATATGCGGAACCTCAGCAGCCATAGCAACAGCTGCCGCCTGCCGGGCAAAGGAAGAGGAATTGACCTTTGCTATAGGACTTTCTCTGGTATTCACCGCTGTAATGATGGTCCTCATGCCGATCTGTATCAACGCCATTCATATGAACGAGGTGTTAGCTGGGGCATGGCTGGGTGGATCAATTGATGCAACCGGGGCTGTAGCCTCTGCCGGGTCTCTTGTTTCAAACCGCGCCCTGGAGGTTGCGGTTACCATCAAGATGATTCAGAATATTCTGATAGGTATTGTCGCTTTTTGTGTTGCTGTTTACTGGTCTGTCCGGGCTGAAGCAACCAACAAAAAGATTACCCTTGCAAAAACATGGAGGAATTTTCCAAAATTTATTCTCGGGTTTATAGGGGCGATGTTTCTTTTTTCATTTGTATACAGCAGACTGGATACCCCGACAGCACATTCACTTCTGGACCAGGGGGTAATACGTAATGGAACCAAACTATTCCGGGATTGGTTTTTCTGCTTCTCCTTTGTTGCCATCGGCCTCCAGTGTAATTTCAGAAAACTCAAAAAATATTTCGAGGGAGGAAAGACCCTATCACTGTACCTCTTTGGCCAGTCTCTACAGCTTGTCTTGTCTTTCTTACTGGCATATCTGGGCTTTTTTGTTTTCTTTCCTGATAGTCTCTCGCAATTGTGA